A window of Onychomys torridus chromosome 15, mOncTor1.1, whole genome shotgun sequence genomic DNA:
aaaaaagattctaaaagggagctaaaaacagcttcctagttgtctctctcaagttaatggcagcctgctggtttgagctactatggcaggttcctggcgtgattgtctgacctgcagtgcggcgggaatgaggaatctacaagcggcactttactctgctgcgtggtggatttagcctttgctagttaaaaaaaaaaagtttctggataatgcactgctttgatagaactgcttctgatagttgatggtacacatgactccagacccagagctggtggtaaactgtaccaccgccatgttgggaagctgaggtgggcggagccagcagccacagcggtgtttcagtcttacaaagatggatattacacagagaatctggtttgtcttgtctttgggatttttaactgcagaaaaagatttgatcgtaaaagctgttgagttaaataaatatgtaaattttaaaggtaccttgacttcaaaatttggatataaggatatgttgctttggaaaagagtctctgcttttgtttccacagaaagccagaggctgtgggtttgttccagattaagatacatcaggtttgatcagccaagaccacctgaaaggtctccgatgacaccatggcccagatgatccaacatccagaatggtttcaaggcaactggctcagatgtttgtcctcacggactactccataatcctaaaattttctttgtttccccataagatacagtgcccccctccagcaggaagtagtaagagaaactacgcccaaattcccaaaattatcaagctggctttggagatggaattggctcactccttctctaaacccaggcatattgttaaaagaaaaggttaagagattcttgtgtcccaaatcagaagagccctctggtgtaggacagagaaaaaccaatatttttatttaaagcaggttgataataaatacaatctctttctaaagataaaaaggggatatgatatagatatgataggatgaaagggtagattaatgaacttacttctaaagagcaacaactcatttaaaatattttacattggtatagattttagtctactgatacaaacttaaagttaattttgttatactgtgtgtatatttctactcttgtttaaggtattatgtttgtacagctcatttaaaattgtaatggattattaaaaatagagtaataactggtcgtctatgataatcatactcatagccatgttagttaagtcttctaggtatacacagagatatttcagatagacaggtaatcttcaaacacttcaaaggtctacagaatatggtatttaaaatatttttaaaatttagactttctggacagtgagacatgtctgctcctggcaacactgatttacttcagagaggaggatgggcattgaagacacttcatatggagtttatcttcaccttggcaaaaatagccatttgggcaagaaactgttcttgcctggactgcttgatcaactggacatgcaggacccatagaaaggtgaccactaaactttgcttgacaaaatggtccttcaggttcctgcttcgcagaggaaactaccagacattctacaggacactgagagaagtgaccaagagactctagccctgtgggctgaagacaaatgccccaactttacaaaggaacattaggtgactgtccaggctgccagctgtctctgtctactcttgaaagactcctgaaaaatgcttgcatccttctcccggttctcaggtaatactgtatccttctgaggtctttgatgtggttgaaggctagatagttataatttcctcagttataataaaaggtaagttatatataaaaccttagactcacaaatataagataggatatcttctttaatattgtaactgtaattcttgcttgataattgttttgttatatgtaattgtactacgtaaaagttaaaaccttccttaaaaaaaaaaaagaaaaagaaaaggggaagtgctgtggatatcgctctgtgtaaataaagttctggttaaccagtggccaggcaagaagtataggcgggacaagagagaagagaattctgggaagtggatggctggggggagacactgccagccaccaccataaaaagcaacatgtaaagacactggtaagccacaagccatgtggcaaagtatagactaacagaaatgggttaatttaagatagaagaagtagataacaagaagcctgccacggccatacagtttgtaaacaatgtaagtttctgtgtgctttcttggttgggtctgagtgggtaagagagatttgtcctgactgggccaggcaggaaaactctaactacaagtaacttgtgagccaggcatggtgtacATGCTCGTAAtcacagcccttgggaggtggaggcaggtggatccagTGTTCAAAGTTGGCCTCAGCTACACTGAAGTCAGCCTGAACTGCAGGAGACTTTAGTCTCAAAAAATGACGAAGACAAAAAAATAAGGGATTGAGAAGAGATGATCACTACCCATagccacacacattttaaaatgccgAGAGCATCGTCTCCAGCCAATTTTTAAACTGAAATCTTGTGTATCATTGAGCAAGAGCACAAATCATTTACTCATGGttgcactcaagaaaactgtACTTTCTTGTCGAGCTATGTGACAGCATATTCTCGTGGTTAATTAATAAAGGTTAACAAGGAAGTTTGGGCCCTACTTGAAACGATCCTGTAGATGAAAACTGAGAAAACATTAAGCCTTCCTTAAATCACAGGACTAATCTCAGAATTCTGAAGATGGTTCAATCCAATTGTAAGGGCATctatttctccctcttttccatTACTTACATTTACCTTTCACTTGGCATTAGCACCATCAGCCCTGACAAAAAACAACAATTTACACATAATTACTAGAATTGAGCTGTGCAATGCAGCAACCAGTAACTACATGTAGCTCTTGAGCATTCTAAATGTGCCTGGTCCCAACTGAGATGTGCTTTAAGGGTAAAATACACATTAGACTTCAACtaattttcagaaagaaagaaaaagagagaaagagagagaatatgccaTTCCCATTTAACATTAATCACATGTTGTAATGATACCATCTGAGTCTATAGGAAtaagtatattaaaattattttcatctgtCTTTCATTTAAGGAGGCTTCTATCACATTTACAAAACACCTAAATGGCTTGCAATGGTTGCTCgcgtgtttttgtttgttgtttgtttgtttaaatggaCGGCGCTGGTAGAAGATGCAAGAGGGCTGAAGGAGCCGTGCAGTGAAAGGTAGGGCATTTCCTAAAAAGTTTCCGGAGGGGAGAGAGACaagggaggcggcggcggcggcagctggGTAGTAGACGCGACCTAGTGTGGCGATGACACTTGGTGGGAACTGGAAGGCGGGCTGTGTTCGGATTGTCTGCACGCCCCTCCTCCGCAGCTAACGGAGCAGACGGCCGGGCTGCGGCCCGGGCCCCCTTCGCCGCCAGGCCTCGGGGTTCGGCCGGAGCACTATCCCTGAACACACCTGCGCGCCCACCTCGGTGCGCGTCGGCGAACCCTGGCGCGGCGCCCACGCCCCCTCCCCCCGGATTATTTTCCTGGCACCAACCGTCAGTCTCGCACTTTTTCTCCAGAGAACTAGCCGAGGAGGTCGGAGTCGCCGGGTAAGCGTCGCCCCCACGTCCCCCTCTGCCCGACCCCGGGAGTGGCGAGACGCGCAACGCGGCCGGCTGCGGAGCCGCCTGCTGGCCCGGATTCCTCCCCGGCTCGTCCAAGCGGCGGGGGGTGGGGAACCTCGGCCGCCCGGCCGCCCACCCGCCCGCTCGCCCGCCAGCCCGCCCGCCCGCCATCGGCGAACGCGAGCAGCCGTCGCCAGCCGGCGGGAGGGCAGCCGCGCCCGGGGCCTCCGGGCCGCGGGGGGCCGCTGTGACCCGCCTCGGCCCCACTGCGTCGCGGGCCGGacgggcgtgggggggggggggggaagcggAGGCTTAAGCGAAGAGCGTCCGCCAGCCGGAGGGAGCCGGGGAGGCGGGCGCTGTGCTGCGGCGCGTCGGCTTGGgggagcccccccaccccccggagCGCGGAGGACCGAGCAGGGCCGGCCGGCCTCCTCCATGAGGCCTGAGTGAGGCGCAGCGGTGACAGGCGGCCCGCGGCGCCTCCCCGCGCGTCCTCTTCGggagcagcggcggcggcggcccccGTGGGGAGAGCAGGAGCATGTCGGACAGTTTCGATCGGGCTCCAGGTGCTGGTCGGGAGCGGAGCCGGGGCCTGGGCCGCGGAGGGGGCGGGCCTGAGGGCGGCGGGTTCCCGAACGGAGCGGGGCCTGCGGAGCGGTCGCGGCATCAGCCGCCGCCGCAGCCCAAAGCCCCGGGTTTCCTGCAGCCGCCGCCGCTGCGCCAGCCCAGGACCGCCCCGCCGCCAGGGGCCCAGAGCGAGGCCCCCGCCGGCTCCGCGCGGCCTCCCCGACCTGGGGCGCTCCCAGGTACGGAGCAGCTCGAGGGGCCCCGGTGCTCCCGGGCCAGCCTTCCCCCCACCGCGGGCGGCCCTTGGCGCACGCCGAACCCGcgccccccacaccccaccccaccccccggtTCCCCGAAAGCATTCCCCGAGGGGCCCCGCTCGGCACCGGGTAGGAGCTGGGTTTTGGAAGGAGGTGGTGGCTGGAATCCTTTGTGCGCTCCGGCTGGGGGAGGGGCCGGGGGCCCCCCGGTGCGAGGTCTGGCGCCCCGGGTGGAAGTCGAAAATCCGCCTACCTCTTCTTCCCCGGTGAACCCGGGGGGGCCCCCCAGGCGAGCACCCTCTTCTTAACCAAACTCCTTAGAGAGGGAAAGGGTGGGACAAGCTCTCGAACGTTCGTTTTGGGAGGCAGGTACGTGCCCTGGTGAGCCAAAGCAAGGctattgttcctttttttttttttttttttttttttttggcgagCCCTTTGTAGGACTCTTAACCATCTTACATTTTGTATTTGAACTCCTCAAATCCGGAAGTTCTCCGACGGTTTCTCAGTACGTAGTAAGTTGTTATATACAAAGGAATGAATACATCtagcattgcttttttttttttttttttcctcctttctcagaACAAACGAGGCCCCAGAGAGCTCCACCTAGTTCACAGGATAAAATCCCACAGCAGAACTCAGCAGAGTCAGCAATGGCTAAGCCCCAGGTGGTTGTGGCTCCCGTACTCATGTCTAAGCTGTCTGCGAACGCCCCCGAATTTTACCCATCAGGTTATTCTAATTATACAgtgagtacattttttttttccctcctacaACCCTGGGTTAATACTATCGAAAGAATGTGGTTAGTCTTTCACTAGAGTGTGCTGGCTGCTTTCTGTACTACACACAGAAATGTCTTATTCATTGAAGGCCTGATTCCGGAATATCATTTGTAGTTATATTCAAGGTATTGACTGTTAAGCTTGTGAGACTGGGAATTCTTGTCTGCTTGTTTCATCGTTGTGTTCCTAGTACTTAAAAGTATATAGAAAATAACGCAAACCTGGTAATAAAAAGCCTAATGTCTTGAATTTGTAAAACTAAAAATCTGCTTCTGAACCTTATGGACAACCTGTCCAGTGAGTGGCCAGGAAAGCGGCCTTTAATTTGATTTTAGCCAGGTTGTAGAATATTCTTTGGTGGCCTTGGAGTAAATAGCCATTTTTGCTGTAAATAGGTAGTTTAATGAATGTTGAGAAATGCACATCTGGGCTCTTTATTTCTAGAGGAAGTTCATCgattatgttaaaatatttctgGTGCTGTTTACATGTTGTATGCAGAAATACTGTGAACGTTTctagttggtttttgttgtttattttgtttttgtttttatttatttattttttgcatgttTTGATTTTGAGGCAAGCAAGGCAGTCCCcctgctcagcctcccaggtCTGGAATTACAGCATACTTGACCACGCTTCATATGTAAGCAATTTTGGTGACATGTTTACATAAGTGTACACAGGTATAAAGAACTTTTCTCACGTTTTTTTCTTTGTCAATAATGTAGCAAATTTTAATTGGTCCTAGTTTTCTTGGTAGAAGGCAGCACAAAGCCTAGTTGGACTATGGAGGAAGAAATTTGCTGTGCTTGTTAAACCCAGCGGAGTCAGGGGTAGAGATTAACTTTAGAAAGGAGAGGGATAATAGTAGTGAATTGGAAAGATGACTGATACTCCTTAGCATGAGGCCTCACTCTTAGTCTGTGGAGTGATAACACAGTGTGAACCCTGCTCTGAGTTAGACGGCTAGCATCACTGCCAAAGAGAAAAAATGTCAGCATCCTCCTCTAAGCCCCATGTATGCCCTTAGAATTAGCCCTCATGCCCAGGTATAGCCACTGGGgctttgtttggggtttgtttcaGATAGTTTTGATATGTATTCCTAATTGTCGTTGAACTTGATAGCCACCTGCCTCACAGCCTCTCCTGTGCTGGCATGTTACAAAGTCATTTTTCAAAGCTTCCATAAATGAAGGTCTATAGACTAGATTGCTGCTCTAACTCTACATCTAAATTCATATTGTAACATACAATTTGAGGTGATTTATGCACATCACTTGACTATATCAAGGTTCCATTTGTCCATTGATGGAAGGATAGCTTCTACTTTGGGGCTATTGTGAATAAGATCATTGTCTCTGTCCATGTCCTGACTGAGCTATTCCTTCATTTCTGCTTAGTAGTAAAAGTGGAATTTGGGCAGCCAGCCTTAGTGGGAGCAGCTGTCTGTC
This region includes:
- the LOC118596511 gene encoding translation initiation factor IF-2-like, whose protein sequence is MEEAGRPCSVLRAPGGGGAPPSRRAAAQRPPPRLPPAGGRSSLKPPLPPPPPTPVRPATQWGRGGSQRPPAARRPRARLPSRRLATAARVRRWRAGGLAGERAGGRPGGRGSPPPAAWTSRGGIRASRRLRSRPRCASRHSRGRAEGDVGATLTRRLRPPRLVLWRKSARLTKLCPEITETQLHLGTVVMLTSEYWILHNGQLIELSACWPAGGNVVAGTTHQLDDEQSPSFASKEVEYECLIHKYQCKYQP